A stretch of the Tannerella serpentiformis genome encodes the following:
- a CDS encoding translocation/assembly module TamB domain-containing protein, translated as MCPIIGQASYTRYTDIKTLKYIFIALLAVALLLYGLPVVLVHVPAVQRHLAKGASHLLTAKLGAPVKLGEVDITWPDGLTLRHVAIDDLSGRPLLRADRLSGGIDLGALLLGQVRFTSARLIGFDIQLRKANPDSPLNAQFIFDALASKDTTSTGGIDLAIRGIRLSRGRMSYDVGRDKPLAGRFDATHLRADDIDAKATLHELHGDRLRVEVHRLRFRERSGLEIRHLSGNLRKLGKQLELRHLLLHLPRTYLHIAVATTRLPLDSDDTPIRLNLQPSEVCLADLGALVPALSDLPETLRVAATVSGTLNNPVLDKLSVSQGEALSLTARAALRDVRHAQRLYMDGRVSRLQVTTAGAGMLLRRLGDDPSAALPSVIERLGTLHFSGEISGFLDKLVAYGTLNSDVGRLAMDIMIGRDRSQRIATSLQGRIESSDLDMHRLFDEGNAFGNVRFSAELDASQPTGGDLAGIVRARIDRLEYNQYGYENIELDGSFRPREFRGSVRMDDPNGSLHADGLFLSNGAASAFDFTAIVHHLRPDRLRLTDRYEEPDLSFAIRSNITGNSPDNFRGTVCIDAPVFRTRTDSLALRSVCIEADGQPSDRRIAVHSELLDGELRGAFAVADLPVALREVMHTCLPSVFEAPAKRTATAGESPRFSLTASVRNTEVLSRLLGLPVTVVEPATIAADYDGRTGRVHLTADLPHFLAAGSTFRAGKLTADNADGPVRVQIEADRMQQEGNLSHIHVEAEAESDRLKTRLAFRYPEAGVDLALSAATRFSMHTGADGRQALLADIDLEPNRLVIRDSTWQTEPASVTIDGRDITIRNIHLANGSQYLRINGRLSERDPQETLLLDLNDLELRDIFRIVDIPVLQFGGRATGTVRLNDLYGSRIISTDLDIRDFAFNDVVQGRLNLFSAWDNARNGILMRGTIFKDSTTFTDVNGYIFPVGDSAGLALQFDAHNLDVGLLRPYLDAFTHTLDGRATGRMRLYGTFSEINFEGSAMIRDGRIGVDFLNTVYSFNDSVRLTPTAIEGRAITLTDRNGHTGTLDFTVRHNHLENFAFQADIAARNLLLYDVPRKMNPRIYGSVSGTGTARLRGTEQLIDIDAAVTTDRQTAMSFDFNSASSAEDYGFIRFLPPVLTDTALALRPPLIVPTADDDATEIRINITTDITPDATFELVMDPIAGDRIRGNGTGNLQIKYSTNADLGLYGTYTIREGNYNFSLEQVLRKEFRIREGSRIDFRGNPTDALLDLSAVYALKADIEDLDERLASESGSQRTIPVNCILRLNGRLTSPAIAFDMEFPNSTGELARQVRAFIGTEDMMTRQIIYLLAIGRFYTPGYSGNGFRAGELNAVASSALSAQLSGILSSLTDKVRIGTNIRTQQDGTSDSDTEMEMLLSGRLLNNRLLFNGNFGYRGNYIQRNAFIGEFDLEYLLGPTGDIRLKAYSHANDLYRYNFKSLTRQGVGILFHRDFTSPAELIRRRSLRPVQSK; from the coding sequence GTGTGCCCAATCATCGGGCAAGCCTCCTACACACGATACACGGATATTAAGACCCTCAAGTACATATTCATTGCCCTACTGGCCGTCGCGTTGCTACTCTACGGACTCCCCGTAGTACTCGTGCATGTGCCTGCGGTTCAGCGACACCTCGCCAAAGGGGCCTCACACCTGCTGACGGCTAAGCTCGGGGCACCGGTGAAGCTCGGCGAGGTCGATATCACCTGGCCCGACGGGCTGACGCTTCGCCATGTCGCCATCGACGACCTATCGGGCCGTCCGCTGCTTCGTGCCGACCGACTCTCGGGCGGTATCGATCTGGGTGCGCTCTTGCTCGGGCAAGTCCGTTTTACCTCCGCCCGACTCATCGGCTTCGACATCCAACTCCGGAAAGCGAACCCCGACAGCCCGCTGAATGCCCAATTCATCTTCGACGCGCTTGCCTCGAAAGACACTACTTCGACCGGCGGCATCGATTTGGCAATCCGCGGCATCCGACTCTCCCGCGGACGAATGAGTTACGACGTAGGTCGCGACAAACCACTCGCCGGCCGATTCGATGCCACCCACCTCCGCGCCGACGACATCGACGCAAAAGCTACGCTTCACGAACTACACGGCGACCGGCTTCGTGTCGAAGTGCACCGTTTACGATTCCGCGAGCGATCGGGATTGGAGATCCGCCATCTGTCGGGCAACCTCCGCAAGCTCGGGAAGCAGCTCGAGCTTCGCCATCTCCTACTCCACCTACCGCGCACTTACCTACACATCGCCGTAGCAACTACCCGCCTGCCTCTCGACTCGGACGACACACCGATCCGCCTCAACCTCCAGCCCTCGGAGGTTTGCCTCGCAGACCTCGGAGCATTAGTGCCCGCACTCAGCGATTTGCCTGAGACATTGCGCGTAGCAGCCACCGTGTCCGGGACCTTAAACAATCCCGTGCTCGATAAGCTATCGGTGAGCCAAGGTGAAGCGCTATCGCTCACTGCACGGGCTGCGCTTCGCGACGTGCGTCATGCACAACGTCTCTACATGGATGGTCGCGTGTCCCGCCTACAAGTCACCACGGCCGGTGCCGGCATGCTCCTCCGGCGGTTAGGTGACGATCCGTCCGCCGCACTCCCTTCGGTCATTGAGCGGTTAGGCACGCTACACTTCTCGGGGGAAATCTCCGGCTTCCTGGACAAGCTCGTCGCATACGGTACGCTGAACTCCGACGTGGGCCGACTTGCCATGGACATCATGATCGGGCGAGACCGGAGCCAACGGATAGCCACGTCGCTACAAGGACGGATAGAGTCGTCCGATCTGGACATGCATCGCCTCTTCGATGAGGGCAATGCATTCGGCAACGTACGTTTCAGCGCAGAGCTCGACGCGTCACAGCCCACGGGCGGCGATCTGGCAGGCATCGTCCGCGCGCGAATCGACCGGCTGGAGTACAACCAATACGGATATGAGAACATCGAGCTCGACGGCAGCTTCCGACCGCGCGAGTTTCGTGGCAGCGTACGCATGGACGATCCGAATGGCAGCCTACATGCCGACGGCCTATTCCTGAGCAACGGCGCAGCGTCCGCGTTCGACTTCACAGCAATCGTCCACCATCTACGCCCCGATCGACTTCGTCTAACTGACCGCTACGAAGAGCCCGACCTTAGCTTTGCCATCCGCAGTAACATCACTGGTAACAGCCCAGACAACTTTCGTGGCACGGTCTGCATCGACGCCCCTGTCTTCCGCACCCGCACCGATAGCCTCGCGCTCCGATCCGTCTGCATTGAGGCTGACGGCCAACCGTCCGACCGACGTATCGCAGTGCACTCGGAGCTCTTAGATGGAGAGCTGCGCGGTGCCTTCGCTGTGGCTGACCTTCCCGTGGCACTCCGTGAAGTGATGCACACCTGCTTACCGTCCGTTTTTGAAGCACCCGCCAAACGAACTGCCACCGCCGGTGAGTCGCCACGCTTCTCCCTGACTGCGTCGGTGCGGAACACGGAAGTACTCTCGCGCCTACTCGGACTGCCCGTCACCGTCGTGGAGCCAGCCACCATCGCCGCAGATTATGACGGCCGCACGGGGCGTGTACATCTCACGGCAGACTTGCCCCACTTTCTGGCGGCTGGATCCACCTTCCGCGCCGGAAAGCTCACTGCCGACAATGCCGACGGCCCAGTACGCGTGCAGATTGAAGCCGATCGCATGCAGCAAGAAGGCAACTTGAGCCATATCCACGTAGAAGCGGAGGCGGAAAGCGACCGGTTGAAGACGCGCTTAGCCTTCCGCTACCCGGAGGCCGGCGTAGATCTGGCGCTATCGGCCGCCACGCGGTTCAGCATGCACACTGGCGCGGACGGTCGACAGGCATTGCTGGCCGACATCGATCTGGAGCCGAATCGCCTCGTCATCCGCGACTCCACCTGGCAGACGGAGCCGGCTTCCGTGACCATCGACGGCCGCGACATCACTATCCGCAACATCCACTTAGCCAACGGCTCGCAATACTTGCGCATCAACGGTCGACTCTCCGAACGCGATCCACAGGAGACGCTCCTACTCGACCTGAACGACCTCGAGCTACGCGACATCTTCCGCATCGTCGACATCCCCGTGCTACAGTTCGGAGGCCGCGCCACGGGTACTGTCCGCCTGAACGACCTCTACGGAAGCCGCATCATCAGCACCGACCTGGACATTCGTGACTTCGCCTTCAACGACGTCGTACAGGGCCGCCTTAATCTCTTCAGCGCGTGGGACAACGCCCGAAACGGTATCCTCATGCGCGGTACGATCTTCAAAGACTCCACCACCTTCACCGACGTCAACGGCTACATCTTCCCCGTGGGCGACAGTGCCGGTCTGGCGCTCCAATTCGACGCCCACAACCTCGACGTGGGCCTACTCCGTCCCTATCTCGACGCCTTCACGCATACCCTCGATGGACGCGCCACGGGGCGCATGCGCCTCTATGGCACCTTCTCCGAAATCAACTTCGAGGGTAGCGCCATGATCCGTGATGGACGTATCGGCGTGGACTTCCTCAACACGGTCTACAGCTTCAACGACTCCGTACGCCTCACCCCGACCGCCATTGAAGGCCGCGCTATCACCCTCACAGACCGCAACGGACACACCGGCACGCTGGACTTCACCGTCCGACACAACCACTTGGAGAATTTCGCCTTCCAAGCTGACATCGCCGCCCGCAACCTGCTCCTCTACGACGTGCCCCGCAAGATGAACCCCCGCATTTATGGCTCCGTCAGCGGCACCGGAACGGCTCGCCTCCGCGGTACAGAGCAGCTGATCGACATCGACGCCGCCGTCACCACCGACCGTCAGACGGCCATGAGCTTCGACTTTAACTCCGCCTCCTCGGCTGAAGATTACGGCTTCATCCGCTTCCTCCCCCCCGTCCTGACGGACACCGCCCTTGCCCTCCGCCCCCCGCTCATCGTGCCCACAGCGGACGACGACGCCACCGAGATCCGTATCAACATCACCACCGACATCACCCCCGACGCCACCTTCGAACTCGTCATGGACCCCATCGCAGGCGATCGCATCCGCGGTAACGGCACCGGAAACCTACAAATCAAGTATTCCACCAACGCCGACTTGGGCCTGTACGGCACCTACACCATCCGCGAGGGCAACTACAACTTCAGCCTCGAGCAAGTGCTCCGCAAGGAGTTCCGCATCCGCGAGGGCAGTCGCATTGACTTCCGCGGCAACCCCACTGATGCCCTGCTCGACCTCAGCGCCGTCTACGCCCTCAAGGCCGACATCGAGGACCTGGACGAGCGGCTGGCCAGCGAAAGTGGCTCCCAGCGCACCATCCCCGTCAACTGCATCCTGCGCCTCAACGGCCGCCTCACCTCGCCCGCCATCGCCTTCGACATGGAGTTCCCCAACTCCACCGGCGAGCTGGCCCGACAGGTGCGCGCCTTCATCGGCACCGAGGACATGATGACGCGACAAATCATCTACCTCCTCGCCATCGGCCGCTTCTACACGCCCGGCTATTCCGGCAACGGCTTCCGCGCCGGCGAGCTCAACGCCGTGGCCTCGTCCGCCCTCTCGGCGCAGCTCTCGGGCATCCTCAGCAGCCTGACCGACAAAGTGCGCATCGGCACCAACATCCGCACCCAGCAAGACGGCACCAGCGACAGCGACACGGAAATGGAAATGCTCCTCTCCGGCCGCCTGCTCAACAATCGCCTCCTCTTCAATGGCAACTTCGGCTACCGCGGCAACTACATCCAGCGCAACGCCTTCATCGGCGAGTTCGACCTCGAATACCTGCTGGGCCCCACCGGCGACATCCGCCTCAAGGCCTACAGCCACGCCAACGATCTCTATCGTTACAACTTCAAATCGCTCACCCGCCAAGGCGTCGGCATCCTCTTCCACCGCGACTTCACCTCGCCTGCGGAGCTGATCCGCCGCCGTTCACTGCGCCCCGTTCAGTCGAAGTAG
- a CDS encoding PDZ domain-containing protein, with translation MKFLLCSILLACTAWITTAQEPQSCRLGFSYEFSNNKNWGKDKPVIMKVYPNSPAEKAGLKQNDIIERINGARIEEISPDDVDSLISDPEVREVRLTIHNFSSNNREVTLEKECTSALSLGEEQLATAFSMYSVESTHDRLFICPFMTKTTDAAVDFSQFTTFDFTDTDDHTISKIESVINNVLKTELTKKGLRQQSIKPDFTIQTYYKFNKNPNFKKKSRETAEQSPTFRYDITRDRVTKFPFYDANTPESEAEYILQFGIRFIDQRYVRGRVLWECEANELMSSPYAVDEYASIHIPLMCMQFPYVKYERNAQFILTKNSHNYTGIRYSIYELNKVVDVDYGSPASKAGIQRGDIIDRINGKRMDHTADEFTAAYRQFITNTLKYRDSGTRFTNANGFPNCMFWDKFKYPQIAKIFETDKYMTAFSYLYFFAPYVNPEGTGANVCILHLRRGTEKLEYIIRPELRSEKTIELN, from the coding sequence ATGAAGTTCCTTCTCTGTTCGATCCTTTTGGCTTGTACCGCATGGATCACCACGGCACAAGAACCCCAGAGCTGCCGCCTGGGATTCAGTTACGAATTCAGCAACAACAAAAACTGGGGGAAAGACAAACCCGTCATCATGAAAGTCTACCCCAACTCGCCGGCCGAAAAAGCAGGCCTAAAGCAAAACGACATCATCGAACGCATCAATGGCGCTCGGATCGAAGAGATCTCACCCGACGACGTCGACTCGCTCATCTCCGACCCTGAAGTGCGCGAAGTGCGCCTCACCATCCACAACTTCAGCAGCAACAACCGCGAGGTGACCCTCGAGAAAGAGTGCACCTCCGCCCTCTCACTTGGCGAAGAACAGCTCGCCACGGCCTTCTCCATGTACAGCGTCGAGAGCACACACGACCGCCTCTTCATCTGCCCCTTCATGACCAAAACGACCGATGCCGCAGTCGACTTTTCGCAGTTCACTACCTTCGACTTCACCGACACCGACGACCACACGATCTCCAAGATCGAATCCGTCATCAACAACGTCCTCAAAACCGAACTCACCAAGAAGGGGCTCCGCCAACAATCCATCAAGCCCGACTTCACCATCCAGACCTATTACAAGTTCAACAAGAACCCCAACTTTAAGAAGAAGAGCCGCGAGACCGCCGAACAGTCGCCCACCTTCCGCTACGACATCACCCGCGACCGCGTCACCAAATTCCCCTTCTACGACGCCAACACCCCCGAAAGCGAAGCCGAATACATCCTTCAGTTCGGTATCCGCTTCATCGATCAGCGCTACGTCCGCGGCCGCGTCCTCTGGGAGTGCGAAGCCAACGAACTGATGAGCAGCCCCTACGCCGTCGATGAGTACGCCTCGATCCACATCCCCCTCATGTGCATGCAGTTCCCCTACGTCAAGTACGAGCGCAACGCCCAGTTCATCCTCACCAAAAATAGCCACAACTACACCGGCATCCGCTACAGCATCTATGAGCTGAACAAGGTGGTCGACGTGGACTACGGATCGCCCGCCTCCAAAGCCGGCATCCAGCGCGGAGACATCATCGACCGCATCAACGGCAAGCGTATGGATCACACGGCCGACGAGTTCACCGCCGCCTATCGCCAGTTCATCACCAACACGCTCAAATATCGCGACAGTGGCACCCGCTTCACCAACGCCAACGGCTTCCCCAACTGCATGTTCTGGGACAAGTTCAAGTACCCCCAGATCGCCAAGATCTTCGAGACCGATAAGTATATGACCGCCTTCTCCTACCTCTACTTCTTCGCCCCCTACGTCAACCCCGAAGGCACCGGCGCCAACGTCTGCATCCTGCACCTGCGCCGCGGCACGGAGAAGTTGGAGTACATCATCCGTCCTGAGCTGCGCTCCGAAAAGACGATCGAACTGAATTGA
- a CDS encoding endonuclease MutS2 translates to MIYPENFEHKLGFDKIRELVAAQCLSSLGREQVEAIRFSADATVVAEELEQTGEFVRILQGERAFPANYFIDVRPTLSRIRPEGTFADEPELFDLKRSLQTIVDITRFFRPVDKSDDAQPEYPVLAAMAGRVPVFPQLVRDIDAILDRYGRTKDSASAELARIRRDMSAVSGSISRNLQSILRSAQAEGWVDRDTAPTMRDGRLVIPVAPAFKRRIRGIVHDESATGKTVYIEPEAVVEANNRIRELEAEERREIVRILTAFTDVLRPLVPDIIQSYEFLSVIDFIRAKARFAESIGAIVTLPQNEPLIDWQEAVHPLLLLAHRKAGKEVVPLDLSLDRDRRLLIISGPNAGGKSVCLKTVGLLQYMLQCGIPIPLHEHSRTGIFERIFIDIGDEQSIENDLSTYSSHLTNMKYFVRHGNERTLLLIDEFGSGTEPLIGGALAEALLERFNRHRAFGVITTHYQNLKQYAEDHEGVVNGAMLYDRNLMQPLFRLSVGHPGSSFAIEIARKIGLPDDVIAEASEKVGSDYVDMDKYLQDIVRDKRYWENKRQNIRRREKQLEELVARYEQDLESVNNQRKAIIGEAKEAAQRIVGEANARIENTIREIREAQAEKERTRAARRELDAFKETVSQTNEDDERIARKMEQVRQRQERRKERKSKKQSPTASNPSAAQPKAERPLATGDAVRMKGQTAVGSVLEIQGKQAVVAFGTIKSTVATERLERVDQAALKRATTRSATFLSAHTADAMHEKRLHFRQEIDLRGMRGDEALQAVTYFIDDAIQVGADRVRILHGTGNGILRQLIRQYLPTVPGVAHFADEDIRLGGAGITVVDLE, encoded by the coding sequence GTGATTTATCCGGAAAACTTTGAACATAAACTCGGCTTCGACAAGATCCGCGAACTGGTCGCCGCGCAATGCCTCAGTTCGCTGGGTCGCGAGCAAGTAGAAGCGATTCGCTTCTCGGCCGATGCGACGGTCGTAGCCGAAGAGTTGGAACAAACAGGCGAGTTTGTCCGCATTTTGCAGGGGGAGCGTGCTTTCCCTGCAAATTATTTTATAGACGTCCGTCCCACCCTCAGCCGCATACGGCCCGAAGGCACCTTCGCCGATGAGCCGGAGCTGTTCGACCTCAAACGCTCGCTGCAGACCATCGTCGACATCACGCGCTTCTTTCGGCCCGTGGACAAGAGCGACGACGCCCAGCCGGAGTATCCCGTGTTGGCCGCAATGGCCGGCCGAGTGCCCGTCTTCCCACAGCTCGTGCGCGACATCGACGCCATCCTCGACCGCTACGGCCGCACGAAGGATAGCGCCTCGGCTGAGCTGGCCCGTATCCGCCGCGACATGTCGGCCGTCTCGGGCAGCATCTCCCGCAACCTGCAGTCCATCCTCCGCTCGGCGCAGGCTGAAGGCTGGGTGGATCGTGACACGGCGCCCACCATGCGCGACGGCAGACTCGTCATCCCCGTAGCCCCCGCCTTCAAGCGACGAATCCGCGGTATCGTGCACGACGAATCAGCTACCGGCAAGACGGTCTACATCGAGCCCGAAGCCGTCGTCGAAGCCAACAATCGCATCCGCGAACTCGAAGCCGAGGAGCGACGCGAGATCGTCCGCATCCTGACCGCCTTCACCGACGTGCTCCGCCCACTCGTGCCGGACATCATCCAGTCCTACGAATTCCTATCCGTCATCGACTTTATTCGTGCCAAAGCCCGCTTCGCCGAAAGCATCGGCGCCATCGTCACGCTGCCCCAAAACGAGCCGCTGATCGACTGGCAGGAAGCCGTTCACCCCCTCCTACTCCTCGCCCACCGCAAAGCCGGCAAAGAGGTCGTTCCGCTCGACCTCTCCCTCGATCGCGACCGCCGACTGCTCATCATCTCCGGCCCCAACGCCGGAGGGAAATCCGTCTGTCTGAAGACCGTCGGACTGCTACAATACATGCTCCAATGCGGCATCCCCATTCCGCTCCACGAGCACTCCCGCACGGGCATCTTCGAGCGTATCTTCATCGATATCGGCGACGAACAGAGCATCGAAAACGACCTCAGCACCTACAGCTCACACCTGACGAACATGAAGTACTTCGTCCGTCACGGCAACGAGCGCACGCTGCTGCTCATCGACGAGTTCGGTAGCGGCACAGAGCCACTCATTGGCGGCGCACTGGCCGAGGCGTTGCTCGAGCGCTTCAACCGTCACCGCGCGTTCGGCGTCATCACCACGCATTACCAGAACCTCAAGCAGTACGCCGAGGATCACGAGGGCGTCGTCAATGGCGCCATGCTCTACGACCGCAACCTCATGCAGCCGCTCTTCCGCCTCTCCGTCGGCCATCCCGGTAGCTCATTCGCCATCGAGATCGCCCGCAAGATCGGCCTGCCTGACGATGTCATCGCCGAAGCCTCCGAAAAGGTGGGCAGCGATTACGTCGACATGGACAAGTATCTCCAGGACATTGTCCGCGACAAGCGTTACTGGGAAAACAAGCGACAAAACATCCGCCGCCGCGAGAAGCAACTCGAGGAGCTGGTCGCGCGCTACGAACAAGATCTCGAGTCCGTGAACAACCAACGGAAGGCGATTATCGGTGAGGCCAAAGAGGCCGCACAACGCATCGTCGGCGAAGCCAATGCCCGCATCGAGAATACGATCCGCGAGATCCGCGAGGCGCAGGCCGAGAAGGAACGCACGCGTGCCGCACGCCGCGAACTGGACGCGTTCAAAGAGACCGTCAGCCAAACGAACGAAGACGACGAACGCATCGCCCGCAAGATGGAGCAGGTGCGCCAACGTCAAGAGCGGCGCAAGGAGCGCAAAAGCAAGAAGCAGTCGCCCACTGCAAGCAATCCCTCTGCCGCTCAGCCAAAGGCCGAACGGCCACTGGCCACGGGCGACGCGGTGCGCATGAAGGGCCAGACGGCCGTCGGAAGCGTCTTGGAAATACAAGGCAAGCAGGCCGTCGTAGCCTTCGGGACGATCAAGAGCACCGTCGCCACGGAGCGCTTGGAGCGCGTCGACCAGGCCGCCCTGAAGCGTGCCACGACGCGCAGCGCCACCTTCCTCAGTGCACACACGGCCGATGCCATGCACGAGAAACGCCTGCATTTCCGCCAGGAGATCGACCTCCGCGGCATGCGTGGCGACGAGGCGCTGCAAGCTGTCACCTACTTCATCGACGACGCCATCCAAGTCGGCGCCGACCGCGTCCGCATCCTTCACGGCACGGGCAACGGCATCCTCCGCCAGCTGATCCGACAGTACCTCCCGACCGTCCCCGGCGTCGCCCACTTCGCCGACGAAGACATCCGCCTCGGTGGCGCCGGCATCACCGTCGTGGATCTCGAGTAG
- a CDS encoding M48 family metallopeptidase, which yields MKKIIGLCMLLVVAACSVVPLTGRRQMLLVSDSELLTASLSQYNAYMKTAVKSSDKAKTEKVVRVGRRIAAATEEYLRQNGMESELQNFRWEFNLIKDKQHNAFCMPGGKIVVYEGILDLTPTDDDLAVVLGHEVAHAVAKHSNERMSQQLVAQYGAAILGAALSKKSAATQQLASTVFGLGTQVGVMLPFSRKHESEADYMGLVFMTMAGYNPNVAVGFWQRMSQGGSSVPELLSTHPSDETRIAAIRRYLPEMEKYKRRKN from the coding sequence ATGAAAAAGATCATTGGATTATGCATGCTGCTCGTTGTGGCGGCGTGCAGCGTTGTCCCCCTGACAGGTCGGCGGCAGATGCTGCTCGTATCCGACTCGGAGCTGCTTACGGCCAGCCTGTCGCAGTACAACGCTTACATGAAAACGGCGGTCAAATCGAGCGACAAGGCGAAAACCGAAAAGGTCGTACGCGTCGGCCGACGCATTGCCGCAGCTACGGAGGAATATCTGCGCCAAAATGGCATGGAGAGCGAGTTGCAGAACTTCCGCTGGGAGTTTAACCTGATCAAGGACAAGCAGCACAACGCCTTCTGCATGCCGGGCGGGAAGATCGTGGTCTACGAGGGGATCCTCGACCTGACACCGACGGACGACGACTTGGCCGTGGTGCTTGGACACGAGGTGGCGCACGCTGTGGCCAAGCATAGCAATGAGCGCATGAGCCAACAACTGGTGGCACAATATGGTGCGGCCATCCTCGGCGCGGCGTTGAGTAAGAAGTCGGCCGCTACGCAGCAGCTCGCCTCCACGGTCTTCGGACTCGGAACGCAGGTGGGCGTCATGTTGCCCTTCTCACGCAAGCACGAGTCGGAGGCCGACTATATGGGGCTGGTGTTTATGACCATGGCGGGCTACAACCCGAACGTGGCTGTGGGCTTCTGGCAACGCATGTCTCAGGGTGGGTCGAGCGTGCCCGAGCTGCTTAGCACACACCCGAGCGACGAGACGCGTATCGCTGCCATCCGCCGCTATCTGCCAGAAATGGAGAAATACAAGCGGAGAAAGAACTGA